Within Mytilus edulis chromosome 10, xbMytEdul2.2, whole genome shotgun sequence, the genomic segment catggtcacacgACTAAATTGtatctatgagctgataaacaaaacaacgtcagccaatcagaagacgtgttacatccaaaattaaatttttaacaaataaatacctATTAGTGGAGGTGCTGCTATACTTCCAATCCCATTGGCAAGCATGACATATCCCATACCAGTACCAAGAGCATCTGGTCCAACAATTGCTGCTACTGCAACAATTAACAACCCCATTATAATATTAGCCATCACAGAGAAGGCAACATAAATTATGGCCAGTGCGCCAAAGCTATGGAATGCTGTAATCGGAAATAAAAGACAAAAGCTGCCAGTCAGAACTGTGATGACAATATAAACAATGTCTAAACGTAGTTTGGGGATATTTCCCACAATTCCTCCTAAGATGCTTCCAAAAAATGCGCCAAAACCACCAATGCTAAATATTGAAGCTGAGGACTGTTCAGTTAATCCAATGGTCAGAAAGTACTGAGGTCCAAATAGAAGTATTATCACGATACCCATGTTCCATAAGatattgtttgcaaagaaaaTAATGAATGCATAGTTGAATAATATAGAACATGTGCTTTTCTTTGTCATAGCAAGTTGTTCCACTTCGTTCAAGCTATTTCTGGGTGTATCACATTTCTTACAAGTCTCAAACTCCATGCTGCCTTTTGTCTTTTCCTTAAGTAGTCTGGTCGGACTGCCAGGAATTACTATTTCAGTATGTGTTCCGCCTTGTACTTCATTTGCTTCATCCTCTGAAATCTCTGTGTTTGTTTGATGTGGTTGTTCCTGCAATTGAACATTTTCTAATGCAATACCTTCATTTGAATTAATATTTGATTTGAATTCTGATTTTTTTCGTTCCTCTTTAATCTCATCCTCTAAGCTCATTTTTCTAGCATACGACAATAATTGAACAGAAGATGACTTCGTATAAAGCTTGTCTGAATCATTTACATGTAGTTCAGATTCTGTTTCTTCAGGCTCCTTTTCAAGACTTTCGACTTCAATTTCTCTGTCTTGCGCTGCTTTTTCATACTTCTGTTTAAGGCTTTCTGGAACTGGTCGGAGTAAACTGGCAAAAATAAAATTCTGCATACTGATTCcacatacaatataaaaagatCCTCTCCATCCATATTTGTCAACTAAAAAGTTTACCAATATTGGAAAAATGATTGCTCCTACTCCAGAACCACTAGTGGCTAGTCCTGTGGCTAAACTACGTTTTGTGTCATAGTACAACCCTGATAACACATGAGAGGGTACATAAACCAAGCAAAATCCTAGACctaaaataataagcaaaaattataaaacaaaatgacaaaataacaaTTGATATTTAATAAGTGACATTTATAGACACCGTTTTTTGTATAACATAGTGTAAGCACAGACATTTTTCTTCAAGTGCAGTGTAAATCTACAACTTTTCCCTCTATTTAAAGTCTATAAAAAATACAGAACATGAAAACAGCTGTCAAATGGACAGCAAATTGCTAAAATAACCTATGTTTGACAACAATTTTGGAAAGGAATATGAcattttaaatgcaataaatggatGAAACATTAACATTAGGAAATATTCATCTGGTTCCAATGAAGCCACAAACTTATTTTGCTGAAACTCAAAATGATTTAAAGTATGCTCTCAAGTAACATGAACCAAACGTGAAACccaatatataataaatatgtcTTAAATTAACAATTTAAGGTTCTGGGTTAAACTGTATTTCATAGTAGAATCCCCTCgacattttctttaaaatctgaAGCAAGTTTGCAACATTTCATTTTGGTATTATGCATTTAGTATTAGGAACCTTAGTTTGTAAATACCAGAGTAATAAGCCAAAGTAAgaccataaaaaaaatgttttaaagatacatgtactGCGGGGAATAAATGATAAGTGcttcaactttttttaatttgattaatataCTTTAAACCCAGGGTTTTTTTAaggaacaaaaaaaacaaaaattaaaaaccaattgttcagagaacaattgaaggtctttccaccagttaaaatctattttgatattaaaatataaaaaatcagtctgaaatgtcagttcatatggctttatgatgtatagatatgaatttaaagcaaaggtcaaaatctagaac encodes:
- the LOC139492977 gene encoding monocarboxylate transporter 12-like, with the protein product MTSGFEYIYPRIRICVLVHCPIATILMNHMSHRKVALIGATLSCIGLIGLPFAPNIIYMYGFYGVLSGLGFCLVYVPSHVLSGLYYDTKRSLATGLATSGSGVGAIIFPILVNFLVDKYGWRGSFYIVCGISMQNFIFASLLRPVPESLKQKYEKAAQDREIEVESLEKEPEETESELHVNDSDKLYTKSSSVQLLSYARKMSLEDEIKEERKKSEFKSNINSNEGIALENVQLQEQPHQTNTEISEDEANEVQGGTHTEIVIPGSPTRLLKEKTKGSMEFETCKKCDTPRNSLNEVEQLAMTKKSTCSILFNYAFIIFFANNILWNMGIVIILLFGPQYFLTIGLTEQSSASIFSIGGFGAFFGSILGGIVGNIPKLRLDIVYIVITVLTGSFCLLFPITAFHSFGALAIIYVAFSVMANIIMGLLIVAVAAIVGPDALGTGMGYVMLANGIGSIAAPPLIGWVFEQTGSIEIAFYIGGGCIILAGLLIILIPVLDYFYLEPKPSRRKPEKIPKECLHVYCM